Proteins encoded by one window of Bradyrhizobium sp. B097:
- a CDS encoding agmatine deiminase family protein: MDDLARDNANWRMPDEGAPHAATWMAFGASAAIWGGKLLPVARENLADIAKAIAAYERVNMLVREEDREIAARLCGPAVSLVVQPVDDVWMRDTGPVFVRDPSGQLGAVGFNFNGWGNKQRHALDAEVAAHVARAAKAMFLKAGLVLEGGGIEVDGEGTAIITESCVLNPNRNPGVSRDKCEAELSRLLGLEKIIWLPGIAGKDITDGHTDFYARFAGPGVVVAGLEVDPSSFDHAVTKRHLDILRGAVDAKGRRLDVVVLQGPSTVRPKHGSKDFAAGYINFYVCNGAVIAPEFGDATADRNARDKLRDLYPDREIIQLNIDGIAAGGGGIHCTTQQQPRL; this comes from the coding sequence GTGGATGATTTGGCGCGGGACAATGCGAACTGGCGGATGCCGGACGAGGGCGCGCCGCATGCCGCGACCTGGATGGCCTTCGGCGCCAGCGCCGCGATCTGGGGCGGCAAGCTGCTTCCGGTCGCGCGGGAAAATCTTGCAGACATTGCCAAGGCGATCGCAGCCTATGAGCGCGTCAACATGCTGGTGCGCGAGGAGGACCGCGAGATTGCCGCGCGGCTCTGCGGCCCCGCGGTCAGCCTCGTCGTTCAACCGGTCGATGACGTGTGGATGCGCGACACCGGACCGGTGTTTGTGAGGGACCCGTCGGGACAGCTTGGCGCGGTCGGTTTCAACTTCAACGGCTGGGGCAACAAGCAACGCCATGCGCTCGATGCCGAGGTCGCCGCGCACGTCGCCCGGGCCGCGAAGGCGATGTTCTTGAAGGCGGGCCTGGTGCTGGAAGGCGGCGGGATCGAGGTCGACGGTGAGGGGACCGCCATCATCACCGAGAGCTGCGTCCTCAACCCGAATCGCAATCCCGGCGTCTCCCGGGACAAATGCGAAGCCGAGTTATCTCGCCTGCTCGGGCTGGAGAAGATCATCTGGCTGCCCGGGATCGCCGGCAAGGACATCACCGACGGCCATACCGATTTCTACGCACGATTTGCCGGTCCCGGCGTTGTCGTGGCGGGCCTGGAGGTGGACCCGTCGTCGTTCGATCACGCGGTGACCAAACGACACCTCGATATCCTGCGCGGCGCTGTCGATGCGAAGGGCCGGCGTCTGGATGTCGTGGTGTTGCAGGGCCCGTCGACGGTGCGTCCAAAGCACGGCAGCAAGGACTTCGCCGCCGGCTACATCAATTTCTACGTCTGCAACGGCGCCGTCATCGCGCCCGAGTTCGGCGACGCGACCGCGGACCGCAACGCGCGCGACAAGCTTCGCGATCTGTACCCGGACCGGGAGATCATCCAGCTCAACATCGATGGCATCGCCGCCGGTGGCGGCGGCATTCACTGCACCACGCAGCAGCAGCCGCGCCTGTGA
- a CDS encoding M20 aminoacylase family protein: MPIVNRVAALSDEMAAWRHDFHENPELLYEVHRTAGIVADKLREFGCDEVVTGIGRTGVVGVIRGRKSASGKTIGLRADMDALPIAEASGVAYASKVPGKMHACGHDGHTAMLLGAAKYLTETRNFDGTAVVIFQPAEEGGAGGKAMVDDGLMTRWGIQEVYGLHNMPGLPEGYFATTPGPMLASSDTLKIVVHGKGGHAGAAPHEAVDSVLIGAQIINALQSIVSRNIDPLKSAVISITMFEAGAAFNVIPETVTLGGTVRTLDPGVRDLVERRIGEVASNIAKAYGGSAETDYGRMYPVTLNHAREAGIAAEVARDVAGADRVNDNLVPVMGAEDFAFMLEARPGAFVFLGMGDGPMCHHPAYKFNDNILGHGASYWVRLVEKQMPAG, translated from the coding sequence ATGCCCATCGTCAATCGCGTTGCCGCCCTCTCGGATGAAATGGCCGCCTGGCGCCATGACTTCCACGAGAACCCCGAACTGCTCTACGAGGTCCACCGCACCGCCGGCATCGTTGCCGACAAGCTGCGCGAGTTCGGCTGCGACGAGGTGGTGACGGGAATCGGACGCACCGGCGTGGTCGGCGTGATCCGCGGCCGCAAGTCCGCCTCGGGCAAGACCATCGGACTCCGCGCCGACATGGACGCGCTGCCGATCGCGGAAGCCTCGGGCGTCGCCTACGCCTCGAAGGTCCCCGGCAAGATGCACGCCTGCGGCCATGACGGCCACACCGCGATGCTACTCGGCGCCGCGAAATACCTCACCGAGACCCGCAATTTCGACGGCACCGCGGTCGTGATCTTCCAGCCCGCCGAGGAAGGCGGCGCCGGCGGCAAGGCGATGGTCGACGACGGGCTGATGACCCGCTGGGGCATCCAGGAGGTCTATGGCCTGCACAACATGCCCGGCCTGCCCGAGGGCTATTTCGCGACTACGCCGGGCCCGATGCTGGCCTCGTCGGACACCTTGAAGATCGTCGTCCACGGCAAGGGCGGCCACGCCGGTGCCGCCCCGCATGAGGCGGTCGACAGCGTGCTGATCGGCGCCCAGATCATCAATGCGCTGCAATCGATCGTGTCGCGCAATATCGATCCGCTGAAATCGGCGGTGATCTCGATCACCATGTTCGAGGCCGGCGCCGCGTTCAACGTGATCCCGGAGACCGTCACGCTCGGCGGCACCGTGCGCACGCTGGATCCCGGCGTGCGCGATCTGGTCGAGCGCCGGATCGGCGAGGTCGCCTCCAACATCGCCAAAGCCTATGGCGGATCGGCGGAGACGGACTATGGGCGGATGTATCCGGTGACGCTGAACCATGCGCGCGAAGCCGGCATCGCCGCCGAGGTCGCCCGCGATGTGGCCGGCGCAGACCGCGTCAACGACAATCTGGTGCCGGTGATGGGCGCCGAGGATTTCGCGTTCATGCTGGAGGCGCGCCCCGGCGCGTTCGTGTTCCTCGGCATGGGCGACGGCCCGATGTGCCATCACCCGGCCTACAAGTTCAACGACAACATCCTCGGCCACGGCGCCTCCTACTGGGTGCGGCTGGTCGAGAAGCAGATGCCGGCGGGCTAA
- the purB gene encoding adenylosuccinate lyase produces MIPRYTRPEMASIWEPQTRFRIWFEIEAHAADALAELGVIPKEAAKTIWAKGKDATFDVARIDEIERETKHDVIAFLTHLAEIVGPEARFVHQGMTSSDVLDTCLNVQLKRAADLLIADLDRVLAALKTRAFEHKMTPTIGRSHGIHAEPVTFGLKLAYAHAEFARARARLVAARDEIATCAISGAVGTFAQIDPRVEEHVAKAMGLRPEPVSTQVIPRDRHAMYFATLGVIAASVERLAVEVRHLQRTEVLEAEEFFSEGQKGSSAMPHKRNPVLSENLSGLARMVRAYVTPALENVVLWHERDISHSSAERMMGPDATVTLDFALVRLAGLIEKLLVYPQNMQKNLDRLGGLVHSQRVLIALTQKGASREDAYKFVQRNAMPVWRGEGDFQTLLKQDADVKKYLTDAEIEEKFDLGYHLKHVDTIFQRVFGEA; encoded by the coding sequence ATGATCCCCCGCTATACCCGCCCGGAAATGGCTTCCATCTGGGAGCCGCAGACGCGTTTCAGGATCTGGTTCGAGATCGAGGCGCATGCCGCCGACGCGCTGGCCGAGCTCGGCGTGATCCCCAAGGAAGCCGCCAAGACGATCTGGGCCAAGGGCAAGGACGCCACTTTCGACGTCGCGCGGATCGACGAGATCGAGCGTGAGACCAAGCACGACGTCATCGCCTTCCTGACCCATCTCGCCGAGATCGTCGGCCCCGAGGCGCGCTTCGTGCACCAGGGCATGACCTCCTCCGACGTGCTCGACACCTGCCTCAACGTCCAGCTCAAGCGCGCCGCCGACCTCTTGATCGCCGATCTCGACCGGGTGCTGGCGGCGCTGAAAACCCGCGCCTTCGAGCACAAGATGACGCCGACCATCGGCCGCTCCCACGGCATCCATGCCGAGCCGGTCACCTTCGGCCTCAAGCTCGCCTATGCTCATGCGGAGTTCGCGCGTGCCCGCGCCCGCCTGGTTGCCGCGCGCGACGAAATCGCGACCTGCGCGATCTCCGGCGCGGTCGGCACCTTCGCCCAGATCGACCCGCGGGTCGAAGAGCATGTCGCGAAAGCGATGGGCCTGCGGCCGGAGCCGGTCTCGACGCAAGTGATCCCGCGCGACCGCCACGCAATGTATTTTGCCACCCTCGGCGTAATCGCCGCCTCGGTCGAGCGGCTCGCCGTGGAAGTGCGCCATTTGCAGCGCACCGAGGTGCTGGAAGCCGAGGAATTCTTCTCCGAGGGCCAGAAGGGCTCGTCGGCAATGCCGCACAAGCGCAACCCGGTGCTGTCGGAGAACCTCTCCGGCCTGGCGCGCATGGTGCGCGCCTATGTGACGCCGGCGCTGGAAAACGTTGTGCTGTGGCACGAGCGCGACATCTCGCACTCCTCGGCCGAGCGCATGATGGGCCCCGACGCCACTGTCACGCTCGATTTCGCGCTGGTCCGCCTCGCCGGCCTGATCGAGAAGCTGCTGGTCTATCCGCAGAACATGCAGAAGAACCTCGATCGGCTCGGCGGCCTGGTGCATTCGCAGCGCGTGCTGATCGCGCTGACCCAGAAGGGTGCCAGCCGCGAGGACGCCTACAAATTCGTGCAGCGCAACGCGATGCCGGTCTGGCGCGGCGAAGGCGACTTCCAGACGCTGCTGAAGCAGGACGCGGACGTGAAGAAATACCTGACGGATGCCGAGATCGAGGAGAAGTTCGACCTCGGCTATCACCTCAAGCACGTCGACACGATCTTCCAGCGGGTGTTCGGCGAAGCGTGA
- a CDS encoding response regulator transcription factor has protein sequence MTTVSTTTVRTRGISILLVDDHPVVRQGYRRVLEHQDDFRVVAEADNAANAYRAFKSHQPDVVVMDISMPGASGLEAIRNIRARDADARILVFSMHSEAAQVKAAFGAGASGFVTKGSEPAELIAAIRSVARGEHAMSDDVARVLALESLVPAKSALDQLGEREIEILRQFAAGNTKEQIAANLNLSTKTVQNYHYLIKAKTGMRTDAQLVRLAVECGLANL, from the coding sequence ATGACGACCGTGTCGACGACAACTGTAAGGACTCGGGGCATCTCGATCCTGCTGGTCGACGATCATCCCGTCGTCCGTCAGGGCTACCGGCGCGTGCTCGAGCATCAAGACGATTTTCGCGTCGTCGCCGAGGCCGACAACGCCGCCAATGCCTACCGCGCGTTCAAGTCGCACCAGCCCGATGTGGTGGTGATGGACATCTCGATGCCCGGCGCCAGCGGACTGGAAGCGATCCGCAACATCCGCGCGCGCGATGCCGATGCCCGCATCCTGGTCTTCAGCATGCACAGCGAGGCCGCGCAGGTGAAGGCGGCGTTCGGCGCCGGTGCCAGCGGCTTCGTCACCAAGGGCAGCGAGCCGGCCGAGCTGATCGCGGCGATCCGCTCAGTGGCGCGCGGCGAGCATGCGATGAGCGACGACGTCGCGCGGGTGCTCGCGCTGGAGAGCCTGGTGCCGGCCAAATCGGCGCTCGACCAGCTCGGCGAGCGGGAGATCGAGATTCTCCGGCAGTTCGCGGCAGGCAACACCAAGGAACAGATCGCGGCCAATCTCAACCTCAGCACCAAGACCGTGCAGAACTACCACTATCTGATCAAGGCCAAGACCGGCATGCGGACCGACGCCCAGCTGGTCCGCCTGGCCGTCGAATGCGGGTTGGCGAATTTGTAG
- a CDS encoding histidine kinase — MRLVLQLVARLLVIVALCLGAATVWATIDAYRSVDRATSASAERVSQALEALYWRELLLRSNRMREQLLPAPDWRTIETMGLIAPGICVQFEPAGAFEKPLCGQSKGIGKAPPHWFAATVQTVLGDHATVERPISARTATAGTVRAISDPEAAIALAWQHILDNIHVALLMALAIALLASLAIAHTLAPAHSIVSALRRMAEGEYRTPLPRVRSMDLAMIGRAVGDLGDRLAQAEEERTMLTRRLLEIRSDERRALARELHDEFGQNLTAILAFATTIEASAGDKYAAGTEIAQDARMISQATRRIIACLRDTLNRLRHPPAEELGLEASLVDLVDSWRSRTTQPMIQLDLQGDLADISGTVAATAYRIAQECLTNALRHSAAREIVLRIERRTGAENALLVRVEDDGGGDAAKVAQSAGFGLTGVSERVAALGGSLSIARASRGLSVAATIPLAA; from the coding sequence ATGCGCCTCGTGCTTCAACTGGTCGCCCGCCTGCTCGTCATCGTCGCGCTGTGCCTCGGCGCGGCCACCGTCTGGGCCACGATCGATGCCTATCGCAGCGTCGATCGCGCCACGTCGGCGTCCGCCGAGCGGGTCTCGCAGGCGCTTGAAGCACTGTACTGGCGCGAATTGCTGCTGCGCAGCAACCGGATGCGCGAGCAACTGCTGCCGGCGCCGGACTGGCGCACCATCGAAACCATGGGCCTGATTGCTCCGGGGATCTGCGTGCAGTTCGAACCGGCCGGCGCCTTCGAGAAGCCGCTCTGCGGCCAGAGCAAGGGGATCGGCAAGGCGCCGCCGCACTGGTTCGCGGCCACGGTGCAGACCGTGCTCGGCGATCACGCCACCGTCGAGCGGCCGATCAGCGCCCGCACTGCGACCGCTGGAACCGTCCGCGCCATCTCCGATCCGGAGGCCGCGATCGCGCTCGCCTGGCAGCACATCCTGGACAACATCCATGTCGCGCTGCTGATGGCGCTCGCCATCGCGCTGCTCGCCTCGCTCGCGATCGCGCATACGCTGGCGCCCGCCCACTCGATCGTGTCAGCGCTGCGGCGCATGGCCGAGGGCGAGTACCGCACGCCGCTGCCGCGCGTCCGCTCGATGGATCTCGCGATGATCGGACGCGCCGTCGGCGATCTCGGCGACCGCCTCGCGCAGGCGGAGGAAGAGCGCACGATGCTGACGCGGCGGCTGCTCGAAATCCGCAGCGACGAACGCCGCGCGCTGGCCCGCGAGCTGCACGACGAGTTCGGCCAGAATCTCACCGCGATCCTCGCCTTCGCCACCACGATCGAGGCAAGCGCCGGGGACAAATACGCCGCCGGCACCGAAATTGCGCAGGATGCACGGATGATCTCGCAGGCCACGCGCCGCATCATCGCCTGCCTGCGCGATACGCTGAACCGCCTGCGCCATCCGCCGGCCGAGGAGCTCGGGCTGGAGGCAAGCCTGGTCGATCTCGTCGACAGCTGGCGATCGCGCACGACGCAGCCGATGATCCAGCTCGATCTACAGGGCGACCTCGCCGACATCAGCGGCACGGTCGCCGCGACTGCCTATCGCATCGCGCAGGAGTGCCTGACCAATGCGCTGCGCCACAGCGCCGCGCGCGAGATCGTGCTGCGGATCGAGCGGCGGACCGGAGCGGAGAACGCGCTCTTGGTGCGGGTCGAGGACGACGGCGGCGGCGATGCCGCCAAGGTGGCGCAGTCAGCGGGCTTCGGCCTCACCGGCGTTAGCGAGCGCGTGGCAGCTCTCGGCGGCTCGCTGTCGATCGCGCGTGCCAGCCGCGGCCTCTCCGTCGCCGCCACGATCCCGCTCGCTGCCTGA
- a CDS encoding MotA/TolQ/ExbB proton channel family protein: MNAKVGAAASAGTDAAERSVLLLWMIFTGLSVFAAFLLWRYGLIRLLVSSDRTYISSIIAVLYIVTCIHCFWRTRAIAREGEVARGCRAILAAPDGAKVLASDARGLPGGLVTDHIKSLVQKADAQAKGRIDQTLLLRTLADRLRGSNGFGAFVSDTLMKLGLLGTIIGFIIMLAPIASLDAADKVAMKSSMGLMSDGMAVAMYTTLAGLIGSILVRIQYYMLDSATQRVFSDAVVLTETHVTPALERRLGTPLGTPP, from the coding sequence ATGAATGCCAAGGTCGGCGCCGCCGCATCGGCCGGCACGGATGCGGCGGAGCGCAGTGTCCTGCTGCTCTGGATGATCTTCACCGGCCTTTCGGTGTTCGCTGCCTTCCTGCTGTGGCGCTATGGGCTGATCCGCCTCTTGGTCAGTTCCGACCGCACCTACATCTCCAGCATCATCGCCGTGCTCTACATCGTCACCTGCATCCATTGCTTCTGGCGGACGCGGGCGATTGCGCGGGAAGGGGAGGTCGCGCGCGGCTGCCGCGCCATCCTCGCCGCGCCCGATGGCGCCAAGGTGCTGGCGTCGGATGCGCGCGGCCTGCCCGGTGGCCTCGTCACCGATCACATCAAGAGCCTGGTGCAGAAGGCCGATGCGCAAGCCAAAGGCCGCATCGACCAGACCCTACTGCTGCGGACGCTGGCGGACCGCCTGCGCGGCTCGAACGGATTTGGCGCCTTCGTCTCCGACACGCTGATGAAGCTCGGCCTGCTCGGCACCATCATCGGCTTCATCATCATGCTGGCGCCGATCGCCTCCCTCGATGCCGCCGACAAGGTTGCGATGAAATCGTCGATGGGCCTGATGAGCGACGGCATGGCGGTCGCGATGTACACGACGCTGGCCGGGCTGATCGGCTCGATCCTGGTCCGGATCCAGTACTACATGCTGGATTCCGCGACCCAGCGGGTGTTCTCCGATGCCGTTGTGCTGACCGAGACGCACGTTACCCCGGCGCTGGAACGCCGCCTTGGTACGCCCCTTGGAACGCCGCCATGA
- a CDS encoding TetR family transcriptional regulator — MNEAVVLTPERILEATEDVLRRFGLAKATVVDVARALDVSHGSVYRHFPSKASLRDAVAERWLDRANEPLCKLAASDGPAPERLEKWLRTMFAIKQKKVCDDPEMFATYLALAQEAREVVEAYKDKQVDLVAKILSDGVAQGVFEIDNVKATARAVFDATVRYHHPAHAEEWAKPECPSRIDALIALLLRGVQVCKP, encoded by the coding sequence ATGAACGAGGCGGTGGTTTTGACACCCGAGCGGATCCTCGAAGCAACCGAGGATGTTTTGAGGCGCTTCGGGCTCGCCAAGGCCACCGTTGTCGACGTTGCCCGTGCGCTGGATGTCAGCCACGGCAGCGTATACCGCCATTTCCCCAGCAAAGCCTCGCTCCGTGACGCGGTCGCCGAACGCTGGCTCGACCGCGCCAACGAGCCGCTGTGCAAGCTCGCAGCAAGCGATGGCCCTGCGCCGGAGCGGCTGGAGAAATGGCTGCGGACCATGTTCGCGATCAAGCAGAAGAAGGTCTGCGACGATCCCGAGATGTTTGCGACCTATCTCGCGCTGGCCCAGGAGGCGCGCGAGGTGGTGGAAGCCTATAAGGACAAGCAGGTCGATCTGGTCGCGAAGATTTTGTCCGACGGTGTCGCGCAGGGCGTGTTCGAGATCGACAATGTGAAGGCGACCGCGCGGGCCGTGTTCGACGCAACCGTCCGCTACCATCACCCGGCGCATGCCGAGGAATGGGCCAAGCCCGAATGCCCGTCGCGGATCGACGCCCTGATCGCCCTGCTGCTGCGGGGCGTGCAGGTGTGCAAGCCCTAA
- a CDS encoding metallophosphoesterase family protein: MRLALFADIHANRQAFAACLDAARARGAERLICLGDIVGYGADPEWAVDTVTDLVAKGAIAVRGNHDNAIGAPSDSMNADAQAAIDWTRNRLSAGQKKFLDELPMSREEDNRLYVHSEASDPAKWRYVRDTADAARSMMATELQITFCGHIHRPGLYSMSSTAKMTSFVPTAGIAVQLLTGRRWLAVLGSVGQPRDGDPAASFAMFDTISREITYHRVPYDVATAAARIKASGLPLWLADRLSIGR, translated from the coding sequence ATGCGGCTTGCACTCTTTGCCGATATTCATGCCAACCGGCAGGCCTTCGCGGCCTGCCTCGATGCTGCGCGTGCGCGCGGCGCCGAGCGGCTGATCTGCCTCGGCGACATCGTTGGCTACGGCGCCGATCCCGAATGGGCCGTCGATACGGTGACGGACCTCGTGGCGAAGGGCGCAATCGCGGTGCGCGGCAACCATGACAATGCAATCGGCGCGCCGAGCGACAGCATGAATGCCGACGCGCAGGCCGCCATCGACTGGACCCGCAACCGGCTCAGCGCCGGGCAGAAGAAGTTCCTCGACGAGCTTCCGATGTCGCGGGAAGAGGACAACCGGCTCTACGTGCATTCCGAGGCCTCCGATCCGGCGAAGTGGCGCTATGTCCGCGACACCGCCGACGCCGCGCGCAGCATGATGGCAACCGAATTGCAGATCACCTTCTGCGGCCACATCCATCGTCCGGGCCTCTACTCGATGTCCTCGACCGCGAAGATGACGAGCTTCGTTCCGACCGCGGGCATCGCGGTGCAATTGTTGACGGGGCGGCGCTGGCTCGCCGTGCTCGGCTCGGTCGGCCAGCCGCGCGACGGCGATCCGGCGGCTTCGTTTGCGATGTTCGACACCATCAGCCGCGAGATCACCTATCACCGCGTGCCCTATGACGTCGCGACCGCCGCCGCGCGGATCAAGGCCAGCGGCCTGCCGCTCTGGCTCGCCGATCGTCTTTCGATCGGCAGGTAA
- a CDS encoding bifunctional serine/threonine-protein kinase/universal stress protein, producing the protein MAALTMQAGAKIDGFTIGERVHRGGMATLWTVTHPGITVPLLMKVPLTSEGEDPAAIVSFEMEQMILPRLSGPHVPACFGTGDFERQAYVVMERIPGQTLYKRLDALPLPYEEVRVIGGKVATALASLHRQNVIHHDIKPSSIMFRERGEAVLIDFGLSHHQHLPDLLQEEFRLPYGTAPYMAPERLLGVRDDPRSDLFSLGVLLYFFTTGVRPFGETETLRGMRRRLWRDPTPPRRLRSDYPPWLQEIVLRCLEIDPAARYPTAAQLAFDLAHPEQVKLTARAQRLDRDPLGTVWRRRFNLGAVPPQPKSNAAAQLASSPIVAVALDLGEGTEALNETIRVTAEQVLSTSPSARLACVNVLKLNRLAIDRTHDEQGQNKHVDRLVALQHWARPFKLEEGRLTVHVLEAIDPAAAILEFAAVNLVDHIIMGARQNSVRRALLGSVSAKVAGEAPCTVTVVRPSRLTPATGDDEAAVPSANAAVTPPTLF; encoded by the coding sequence ATGGCGGCGCTGACGATGCAGGCGGGCGCCAAGATCGATGGCTTCACCATCGGCGAGCGCGTGCACCGCGGCGGCATGGCGACGCTGTGGACCGTTACCCATCCGGGCATCACCGTGCCGCTGTTGATGAAGGTGCCGCTCACCTCGGAGGGCGAGGATCCGGCTGCGATCGTCAGCTTCGAGATGGAGCAGATGATCCTGCCGCGGCTGTCGGGGCCGCACGTGCCGGCCTGTTTCGGCACCGGCGACTTCGAGCGCCAGGCCTATGTGGTGATGGAGCGCATCCCCGGGCAGACGCTCTACAAGCGGCTCGACGCCCTGCCGCTGCCGTATGAGGAGGTGAGGGTGATCGGCGGCAAGGTCGCGACCGCGCTTGCCAGCCTGCACCGGCAGAACGTCATCCATCACGATATCAAGCCGAGCAGCATCATGTTTCGCGAGCGCGGCGAGGCGGTGCTGATCGATTTCGGCCTCTCGCATCACCAGCATCTGCCCGATTTGTTGCAGGAGGAGTTTCGCCTGCCTTACGGCACCGCGCCCTACATGGCGCCGGAGCGCCTGCTCGGCGTGCGCGACGATCCGCGCAGCGACCTGTTTTCGCTCGGCGTGCTGCTGTATTTCTTCACCACCGGGGTCCGCCCGTTCGGCGAGACCGAAACCCTGCGCGGCATGCGCCGGCGGCTGTGGCGTGATCCCACCCCGCCGCGCAGGCTGCGATCCGACTATCCGCCATGGTTGCAGGAGATCGTGCTGCGCTGTCTGGAGATCGATCCGGCCGCGCGCTATCCGACCGCGGCGCAGCTTGCCTTCGATCTTGCCCATCCCGAGCAGGTGAAGCTGACCGCGCGGGCGCAGCGGCTCGATCGAGATCCGCTCGGCACGGTCTGGCGCCGCCGCTTCAATCTCGGCGCGGTGCCGCCGCAGCCGAAGTCCAACGCCGCAGCCCAGCTCGCATCGAGCCCGATCGTCGCCGTTGCGCTCGATCTCGGCGAGGGGACCGAGGCGTTGAACGAGACCATCCGCGTCACTGCCGAGCAGGTGCTGTCGACGTCGCCGTCGGCGCGGCTCGCCTGCGTCAACGTGCTCAAGCTCAATCGCCTGGCGATCGACCGCACCCATGACGAGCAGGGTCAGAACAAGCATGTCGACCGCCTGGTGGCGCTCCAGCATTGGGCGCGGCCGTTCAAGCTCGAGGAGGGGCGGTTGACCGTGCATGTGCTGGAGGCGATCGATCCCGCCGCCGCAATCCTGGAATTCGCCGCGGTCAATCTGGTCGACCACATCATCATGGGCGCGCGGCAGAACTCGGTGCGGCGTGCGCTGCTCGGCAGCGTCTCCGCCAAGGTCGCCGGGGAAGCGCCGTGCACGGTGACCGTGGTGCGGCCGTCGCGGTTGACGCCGGCGACGGGCGACGATGAGGCGGCGGTCCCGTCGGCGAATGCCGCGGTCACGCCGCCCACGCTGTTTTGA
- the rpe gene encoding ribulose-phosphate 3-epimerase has protein sequence MTQSFTPRPLVIAPSILASDFSKLGEEVRAVDQAGADWIHLDVMDGHFVPNISYGPDVIKAMRPHTKKIFDAHLMISPCDPYLEAFAKAGCDHITVHAEAGPHLHRSLQAIRALGKKAGVSLNPATPASAIEYVLDLIDLVLVMSVNPGFGGQAFIRSAIGKISDVRAMTAGRPIDIEVDGGVAPDVAGQLAAAGANAFVAGSAVFKGGTVEAYKTNIAAIRHAAAEARGEAI, from the coding sequence ATGACTCAGTCATTCACCCCGCGTCCCCTCGTCATCGCCCCGTCGATCCTGGCGTCGGATTTCTCAAAGCTCGGCGAGGAGGTCCGCGCCGTCGACCAGGCCGGCGCCGACTGGATCCATCTCGACGTGATGGACGGACATTTTGTGCCGAACATTTCCTACGGCCCCGATGTCATCAAGGCGATGCGGCCGCACACCAAGAAGATCTTCGACGCCCATCTGATGATCTCGCCCTGCGATCCCTATCTCGAGGCGTTCGCCAAGGCGGGCTGCGACCACATCACGGTGCATGCCGAGGCCGGCCCGCATTTGCATCGCTCGCTGCAGGCGATCCGCGCGCTCGGCAAGAAAGCCGGCGTCTCGCTCAATCCGGCAACGCCGGCGAGCGCGATCGAATATGTGCTCGACCTGATCGACCTCGTGCTGGTGATGTCGGTCAATCCCGGCTTCGGCGGCCAGGCCTTCATCCGCTCGGCGATCGGCAAGATTTCTGACGTCAGGGCGATGACAGCGGGCCGCCCGATCGACATCGAGGTCGATGGCGGCGTCGCGCCCGATGTCGCGGGCCAGCTCGCCGCGGCCGGCGCCAACGCCTTCGTCGCGGGATCCGCCGTCTTCAAGGGCGGCACCGTCGAGGCCTACAAGACCAACATCGCCGCGATCCGCCACGCGGCTGCCGAGGCGCGCGGCGAAGCGATCTGA
- a CDS encoding EF-hand domain-containing protein — protein sequence MLFAIGAASSAIDLLSSLMSSKSTTQTGSSTQGNQSTGLFSASTDTSTSTSSSTGTGSGSSSTPQISPLTMSALLDAQSQSQTTASTSATPTSRSDALKDLFSQIDADGNGQITKAEFEKALGAGGTNIAQADDVFSKLDANGDGSVSLDEMSQALQGHRGGGHHHHHASGGSTDGSGASSGSGGSSSDPLMQALNGATSTSVTNSDGSTTTTTTYADGSKVSMTSAATSSATGSANSSTAGSNATSSYNFIEQLIQRQSQAISAQASSSLSVSA from the coding sequence ATGTTATTTGCCATTGGCGCTGCGTCATCCGCCATCGATCTTTTGAGCTCGCTGATGTCGTCGAAGTCGACGACACAGACCGGCAGCTCCACGCAGGGAAATCAGTCGACCGGGCTGTTCTCGGCCTCGACCGATACCTCGACATCGACGAGCAGCAGCACGGGCACAGGCTCGGGCAGCAGCAGCACCCCGCAGATTTCGCCGCTGACCATGAGTGCGCTGCTCGACGCGCAGAGCCAGTCGCAGACCACGGCCTCGACCAGTGCGACGCCGACCAGCCGGTCGGACGCGCTGAAGGATCTGTTCTCGCAGATCGATGCCGACGGCAACGGCCAGATCACCAAAGCGGAATTCGAGAAGGCGCTCGGCGCCGGCGGCACCAACATCGCGCAGGCCGACGACGTGTTCTCCAAGCTCGATGCCAATGGCGACGGCAGCGTCAGCCTCGACGAGATGTCGCAGGCCCTGCAGGGCCACAGGGGCGGCGGCCATCACCATCACCACGCGTCCGGCGGCTCGACCGACGGATCAGGCGCCAGCAGTGGTTCGGGCGGATCGAGCTCCGATCCGCTGATGCAGGCGCTGAACGGCGCGACCTCGACCTCGGTGACCAACAGCGACGGCTCGACCACGACGACGACGACCTATGCCGACGGCTCCAAGGTGTCGATGACGTCGGCGGCCACGTCGTCCGCCACCGGCAGCGCGAACTCGTCCACCGCCGGCAGCAACGCGACCTCGTCCTACAATTTCATCGAGCAGCTGATCCAGCGCCAGTCGCAGGCGATCTCGGCCCAGGCCTCGTCGTCGCTGTCGGTCAGCGCCTAA